The Usitatibacter rugosus genome segment GGCGAGCTCCTCGACGATGCGCACCAGCTCGTCCTTCACCGGCTCGACCGGATCGCCCTTCTTCACCACGGCACCGAAGATGTGCAGGCCGGGATCAACACCGACCAGCGGATAGCCGAACACCTGGGCCGCCTTCCCGCTCTCGACGAGTGCTTTGTGCAGCCGGCCTGTCGGGGTATCAGTGAGCACGAAATTGGCGAAGGAGATGCCGTCGCTGTCCTCCTGCAGGCTCGACGGGACCTTGTAGGCGAGCATCACGATCTGCACGTCGCCCTTGCGGCGGATCTGGAAGGTGCGCTCACCGTCCTGGGCGGGCTCTCTCGTCCAGAGGACGGGGAGAACGCGCCGCGGCTTCTGCACCGGGGCGAAAGCCTTCGCGATCATCGCGATGGTCTTCGCCTCGTCGATCTTGCCGGCGACCAGCAGCACCGCATTGTCCGGCTGGTAGTACGTGCGGTAGAAGGCCTGGAGGTTCTCGATCTTCACGTTCTCGATGTCGCTGCGGTTGCCGATGGTCGAGCGGCCGTAGCTGTGCCAGTCGTAGGCCACCGATTGCAGGCGCTTCAGCATCACGCTAAACGGCGAGTTCTCGCCCATCTCGTACTCGTTGCGAACCACCGTCATCTCGCTGTCCAGGTCCGACTTGCGGATGAACGAGTTCACCATCCGGTCGGCCTCGAGGTCGATGGCCCACTTCAGGTTCTCGTCGCTCGCCTGGAAGAGCTCGTAGTAGTTGGTACGGTCGAGCCACGTGGTGCCGTTGTAGCGGGCGCCGCGCTGGTTGAATTGCTTGTCGATGTCGGGGTTGCGCGGCGTGCCCTTGAACAGCAGGTGCTCGAGGAGGTGCGCCATGCCGGTCTCGCCGTAGTTCTCCATGCGGCTGCCGACCAGGTACGTCATGTTCACGATGATCGTGGGCTTGGACGCGTCCGGGAACAGCAGGACCTTCAACCCGTTGCCGAGGCGATACTCCGTGATGCCCTCCACCGTCGTCACCTTCGTGAACGACTGGGGTTGGCTCATCGCCGGGGCCGTCTTCGCCGGCGCGGACTTGATGGTGGCGGCCGGCTGGGCGGAAGCGAAGCCGCAGAAGCCGAGGCTCGTGGCCAGCAGGACAGCGGTGAATGCGCGGTTCAGGGGCATGAAAGCTCCGTGGATGTTTTCCTGCGGGGGGATGTCCAGCAATTCGATCTTACTGCTTTGGCCGCTCGCGCTGCCCACCGGTTCCGCACACCGGCAAAATTCACGGGTCTGTATGATTCCGGACCATGCCTACCACCTCCCGCCAGTACTTCAACCGCCGCCGCGTCCTCGTGACCGGGGGTGCCGGATTCATCGGGTCGCACCTCTGCGAGCGCCTGCTCAATCGCGGCGATGACGTGCTGTGCGCGGATAACTTCTTCACGGGAACGCGCGACAACGTTGCGCATCTCCTGCCCAACCCCCGATTTGAGCTCACGCGGCACGACGTCACGTTCCCCCTGTTCGTCGAGGTCGACGAGATCTACAACCTCGCCTGCCCGGCCGCTCCGATCCACTACCAGCACGACCCGGTCCAGACCACGAAGACCAGCGTCCACGGCGCGATCAACATGCTGGGCTTAGCCAAGCGCGTTGGCGCCAAGATCCTCCAGGCCTCGACGAGCGAGGTCTATGGCGATCCCGAGGTGCATCCCCAGACGGAGGACTATTGGGGACGCGTAAATCCAATCGGCGTGCGAGCGTGCTATGACGAGGGCAAGCGCTGCGCGGAGACCCTGTTCTTCGACTACAACCGCCAGCACGGCGTGAAGATCAAGGTGCCGAGGATTTTCAATACCTACGGGCCGCGCATGCACCCCAACGACGGGCGCGTGGTTTCCAACTTCATCGTCCAGGCCCTGCGCGGCGATCCCATCACCATCTACGGCAACGGCAGCCAGACGCGATCGTTCTGCTACGTGGATGACCTGGTGGAAGGGCTGATGCGCCTGATGGATACGCCCGACGAAGTCACCGGACCGATGAACCTCGGTAATCCCCGCGAGTTCACCATCCTCCAGCTCGCCGAACAGGTCATCGCGCTCACGGGCGCCAAGTCTTCCATCGAGCGCCGGCCGCTCCCCAGCGATGATCCGAAGCAGCGCCGCCCGGACATCGGCCATGCGAAAGCGACGTTGCAGTGGGAGCCGCAAACCCAGCTCGAGG includes the following:
- a CDS encoding UDP-glucuronic acid decarboxylase family protein; this encodes MPTTSRQYFNRRRVLVTGGAGFIGSHLCERLLNRGDDVLCADNFFTGTRDNVAHLLPNPRFELTRHDVTFPLFVEVDEIYNLACPAAPIHYQHDPVQTTKTSVHGAINMLGLAKRVGAKILQASTSEVYGDPEVHPQTEDYWGRVNPIGVRACYDEGKRCAETLFFDYNRQHGVKIKVPRIFNTYGPRMHPNDGRVVSNFIVQALRGDPITIYGNGSQTRSFCYVDDLVEGLMRLMDTPDEVTGPMNLGNPREFTILQLAEQVIALTGAKSSIERRPLPSDDPKQRRPDIGHAKATLQWEPQTQLEEGLKKTIEYFSGVVGAGKS